Proteins encoded together in one Quercus lobata isolate SW786 chromosome 3, ValleyOak3.0 Primary Assembly, whole genome shotgun sequence window:
- the LOC115978648 gene encoding galactinol synthase 2-like: MAPNITTTTTVTTEPVSMPTKAYVTFLAGNGDYVKGVVGLAKGLRKVKTKYPLVVAILPDVPEDHREILVSQGCIVREIEPVYPPENQTQFAMAYYVINYSKLRIWEFVEYSKMIYLDGDIQVFENIDHLFDLPDNHFYAVMDCFCEKNWSNTPQHKIGYCQQCPDKVNWPAELGPKPPQYFNAGFFVYEPKLSTYHELLETLQVTTPTTFAEQDLLNMFFKDIYKPISSVYNLVLAMLWRHPENIEFDKVKVVHYCADGSKPWRYTGEEKNMDREDIKLLVKRWWDIYNDESLDYKNTIASVEAEAGAKKNGLKGFLTAVSEAVSHYIKAPSAA; this comes from the exons ATGGCTCCTaacatcaccaccaccaccactgtcACCACCGAACCCGTTAGCATGCCTACCAAGGCCTATGTCACATTTTTGGCTGGTAACGGTGACTATGTGAAAGGTGTGGTTGGCTTAGCCAAGGGCTTGAGAAAGGTCAAGACTAAGTACCCTCTTGTGGTTGCAATATTGCCTGATGTCCCTGAGGACCACCGtgaaattttggtttcacaAGGGTGCATAGTGAGGGAGATTGAGCCCGTGTATCCACCTGAGAATCAAACTCAGTTTGCCATGGCTTACTACGTGATCAACTACTCCAAGCTTCGTATTTGGGAG tTTGTGGAGTACAGCAAGATGATTTACCTTGATGGAGACATTCAAGTGTTTGAAAACATTGATCACCTCTTTGACTTACCGGACAACCACTTCTATGCTGTCATGGACTGCTTTTGTGAGAAAAATTGGAGCAACACTCCACAACACAAGATTGGCTACTGCCAGCAGTGCCCTGATAAGGTTAACTGGCCTGCTGAGCTTGGCCCCAAGCCTCCCCAATACTTCAATGCTGGCTTCTTTGTGTATGAGCCTAAACTATCCACATACCATGAACTCCTTGAGACCCTTCAAGTTACCACTCCTACAACTTTTGCTGAGCAG GACCTTTTGAATATGTTTTTCAAGGATATTTACAAGCCGATCTCCTCGGTTTATAACCTTGTACTGGCCATGTTATGGCGTCACCCTGAAAACATTGAGTTTGACAAAGTTAAAGTTGTTCACTACTGTGCTGAT GGTTCTAAGCCATGGAGGTACACTGGTGAGGAAAAGAACATGGACAGGGAAGACATTAAGTTGCTAGTGAAGAGATGGTGGGACATATACAATGATGAATCATTGGACTACAAAAACACAATTGCTTCCGTAGAGGCTGAAGCTGGTGCTAAGAAAAATGGCTTGAAAGGATTCTTGACAGCAGTGTCAGAGGCTGTTAGTCACTATATTAAAGCCCCATCTGCTGCTTAG
- the LOC115979234 gene encoding galactinol synthase 2-like: MAPNITTTTTTTATTKLVSMPGKAYVTFLAGNGDYVKGVVGLAKGLRKVKTKYPLVVAILPDVPEDHREILVSQGCIVREIEPVYPPENQTQFAMAYYVINYSKLRIWEFVEYSKMIYLDGDIQVFENIDHLFDLPDNHFYAVMDCFCEKNWRNTPQHKIGYCQQCPDKVNWPAELGPKPPLYFNAGFFVYEPNLSTYHDLLETLQVTTPTTFAEQDFLNMFFNDIYKPISPVYNLVLAMLWRHPENIEFDKVKVVHYCANGSKPWRYTGEEENMDREDIKLLVKKWWDIYNDESLDYKNTLASVEAKAGVEKNGLKRFLTAVSEAVGHYINAPSAA; the protein is encoded by the exons ATGGCTCCTaacatcaccaccaccaccaccaccactgccactACCAAACTTGTTAGCATGCCTGGAAAGGCCTATGTCACTTTTTTGGCAGGTAACGGTGACTATGTGAAAGGTGTGGTTGGCTTAGCCAAGGGCCTGAGAAAGGTCAAGACTAAGTACCCTCTTGTGGTTGCAATATTGCCTGATGTCCCTGAGGACCACCGTGAAATATTGGTTTCACAAGGGTGCATAGTGAGGGAGATTGAGCCTGTGTACCCACCTGAGAACCAAACCCAGTTTGCCATGGCCTACTATGTCATCAACTACTCCAAGCTTCGTATTTGGGAG TTTGTGGAGTACAGCAAGATGATTTACCTAGATGGAGACATTCAAGTGTTTGAAAACATTGATCACCTCTTTGACTTACCCGACAACCACTTCTATGCTGTCATGGACTGCTTTTGTGAGAAAAATTGGAGAAACACTCCACAACACAAGATTGGCTATTGCCAGCAGTGCCCTGACAAGGTTAACTGGCCTGCTGAGCTTGGCCCCAAGCCACCCCTGTACTTCAATGCTGGCTTCTTTGTGTATGAGCCTAATCTATCCACATACCATGATCTCCTTGAGACCCTTCAAGTTACCACTCCTACAACTTTTGCTGAGCAG GACTTTCTGAATATGTTCTTCAATGATATTTACAAGCCAATCTCTCCAGTTTACAATCTTGTGCTTGCTATGTTATGGCGCCATCCAGAGAACATTGAGTTTGATAAAGTCAAAGTTGTTCACTATTGTGCTAAT GGCTCTAAGCCATGGAGGTACACTGGTGAGGAAGAAAACATGGACAGGGAAGATATCAAATTGCTAGTGAAGAAATGGTGGGACATTTATAATGATGAGTCATTGGACTACAAGAACACATTGGCTTCTGTAGAGGCTAAAGCTGGTGTTGAGAAAAATGGCTTGAAAAGATTCTTGACAGCGGTGTCGGAAGCTGTTGGTCACTACATTAATGCCCCATCTGCTGCTTAG